The Zhihengliuella sp. ISTPL4 genomic interval TCGCGTGACGGCGCGGTAGTCCTCCAGGCGGCGGAGCCGGGCCGGGGTGCGCGGCGGGCGGGCCTGCAGCGCCTTCGCATGGTGCTTGATGCGCGGGATGACGCAGCCGACGAGTGAGGTGAACAGCAGCAGGTAGATCGCCGAGAACCACGGCGACAGGTACACGTCGAAGAGCTTGAGCGCGTCGAGGACGGGGAACAGGTCGGGGTTGTCCCGCTCCCACTGCGTCACGCCGTTCGGGTCGGCCATCCGCTGCGGGAAGATCGACCCGGGAATGGCCGCGATCGCCAGCACGAGGAGCAGGACGAGCGCCGTGCGCATGGAGGTGAGCTGGCGCCACCCCCACCGCAGCCAGCCGACGAAGCCGAGGCGCGGCTGGGTGATCGTGTCGTCGCCGTCGACATGGTCGGACGGGCGGAGCGGGTCGCTGGAGTCGTTGGTCACGGCACCCTTGTTCTTCGTCATGGTCTTCTCGGAGCGGTCAGAGCGGGAGGTCGACACTGCCGATCACCGCCGTCAGCCGCGACATGATGTCGGTCCACAGGCCGGTGACCATCAGGACGCCGAGGAGGATCAGCAGCACGCCGCCGATGATGTTCACGATCCGGATGTGGCGGCGCAGGAATCCGATGGCCTTCGTCGCCCAGCCGAAGCCCAGGGCGACGAGCAGGAACGGGATGCCCAGGCCCAGGGAGTACGCGAGGCCGAGGAATCCCGCCCGCACGGGGTCGCCGGCGTTGAACGAGAGCGCGAGGATGGCGGCGAGCGTCGGCCCCATGCAGGGTGCCCAGCCGATGCCGAGCGCGACGCCGAGGAGCGGGGCACCGATCATGCCCGCCTTCGAGTCGACGTGGAAACGGAGTTCCTTCTGCGCGAAGCCGAAGAGCCCGAGGAAGACGAGGCCCATCGCGATGATCACGACGCCGAGGATGCGGGTGATGAGGTCGCCCCACTGGAGCAGGAACACCCCCGCGGTGCCGCCGAGCACCGTGTAGAGGATGAAGACCACGGTGAAGCCGAGGATGAACAGCAGCACGCCGAGGACGAGGCGGCTTCGGGTCGCCGTCTGCGTGGCGCGGTCGCCGGACGTCGAGGCGCCCCGCGGTGCGACGGCGCCGCCGAGAAAGCCGAGGTAGCCGGGTACGAGCGGGAGGACGCACGGTGAGAGGAAGGAGACGAGGCCCGCGACCATGGCCACCGGGATCGCCAGCCAGAGGGCCCCGGAGTCGATGATCGTTCCCGGACTCACGACGACCTCTGGGACATCAGGAGTCCTCCGCGAGCGCGTCCTTGACGAGCGTGGAGAGGATCGAGGTGCCGTCGATGGGGCCGATGATGCGCGCGGCGACGCGGCCCTGCTTGTCGAGCACGAGCGTGGTCGGGGTGGCAGCGACCGGCACTGCCTTCGCGAAGGCGAGCTTGGCCTGCGCGGTGTCGACGTCGATGAGGCTCGGGTACGTGATCCCGAACTCGTCGGCGAACGCCACGGCGGTGTCCGCCTGGTCCC includes:
- a CDS encoding cytochrome c biogenesis CcdA family protein, whose translation is MSPGTIIDSGALWLAIPVAMVAGLVSFLSPCVLPLVPGYLGFLGGAVAPRGASTSGDRATQTATRSRLVLGVLLFILGFTVVFILYTVLGGTAGVFLLQWGDLITRILGVVIIAMGLVFLGLFGFAQKELRFHVDSKAGMIGAPLLGVALGIGWAPCMGPTLAAILALSFNAGDPVRAGFLGLAYSLGLGIPFLLVALGFGWATKAIGFLRRHIRIVNIIGGVLLILLGVLMVTGLWTDIMSRLTAVIGSVDLPL